The following coding sequences are from one Vulpes vulpes isolate BD-2025 chromosome 12, VulVul3, whole genome shotgun sequence window:
- the LOC112920432 gene encoding large ribosomal subunit protein uL16-like, with the protein MLSCAGADRLQTGMRGAFGKSQGTVARVHIGQVIMSIRTKLQNKEHEIEALRRAKFKFPGRQKIHISKKWGFAKFNADKFEDMVAEKRLIPDGCGVKYIPNRGPLDKWRALHS; encoded by the coding sequence ATGTTGTCCTGTGCTGGAGCTGACAGGCTGCAGACAGGTATGCGAGGTGCCTTTGGGAAGTCCCAGGGCACAGTAGCCAGGGTCCACATTGGCCAAGTCATCATGTCCATCCGTACCAAGCTGCAGAACAAGGAGCATGAGATTGAGGCCCTACGCAGGGCCAAGTTCAAGTTCCCTGGCCGCCAGAAGATCCACATCTCCAAGAAGTGGGGCTTTGCTAAGTTTAATGCGGACAAATTTGAAGATATGGTGGCCGAAAAGCGGCTCATCCCAGATGGCTGTGGGGTCAAATACATCCCTAATCGTGGCCCCTTGGACAAATGGAGGGCTCTCCACTCATGA